The DNA region tttcattttattaattttatcttatcctgtttgttttcaaaaagatgtaaatattttttaatttttaatttttaatattttaatttaattattataactttttaaaaattttaaataaaatataaaaaaattcttttttttaaatcttaaaataaaaattatattataacaatattttaactctataatttttttattcaactttttatccttttccttccagaatcccataaaatattataacttaaatcattttattacaatttacaaacCATTTGATTACCATTcgcaaataattttattattattcatagatttttcatctcattttattctttaaatatctcctaatttacataatttatacCAACGACAAACTCACCAATTACTCATTAATAACATAATTCAAAATATGAATAGGATAATAAGTCTTAACATCTCAAAAATAATGAACAACAAATATTACTGGCTAAAATAATGtcgaaaatattagaaaatagtGCATAATTAACGTTAAAAAAAGATTCAAAAACCTCAGATTTATTCGCTTGACCATAGGTTTCATGCGTGATTAGTGAACTGATTCACAACAATTTGCTTAATTGTGGGTCTCGTGCTTGTCTAGTACACTGTGTTTGGTAAGTAAAGTAGTTTCATACtactttactattatttataaactatttactattttttcattattatttacagattatttaaaatgttaaattgCAATATTCTCTCAATAGGTTTAAgtaggggtgtacaagaaaccGGAACACCGGCCGTGATCGACTCAGATCGGCCGCCGGAGGCCAGAACCGGCCGAAACCGCCAAGGAACCGGTCGGCGGTCGGCAGCGTTTTAGCAAAACCGCCTATCGTCGGTTCGGTCGCAGTTTGAGGCCGGctcaaaccgctgaaccggccgatgtaatattcctcttttttttttttaattttatcaatataaaacgacgccgttccacttaagtttaagtagaacggcgtcgttttactTTTAGGTCTGTGTTTTACACACAgattaaacgacgccgtttgttattaaaccaaacggcgtcgttttgtttATAAGGtgagtaaaaaaaattagaacggCGCCGTCtggtattaaaccaaacggcgccgtttagataTAACCCATCGGTCCCATCGTCTTCTTCCTTTCTCCTTTCCGTTTCTGCGTTtataaccctctctctctcctctgcagctctctctctctctactctctcagacGAACGACGCCGCGGGAGGGAAACCGAGAACCGACCGTAAACCGCCAGAGAACCGCCGTAGTCGATACGGCCGGTTGTTCTCCTCCCCGTCGACCGGTTACGGTCGGTCTGTCCACCGTTTTCCCTCTCATCGATCGGCGGCGGTTCTGCCCAAAAACCGCGTCGAAggggtcggttttcacccctaggtTTAAGTGCGTTTTGAGTCTATTGAAATCtatgatttttcaatttttaatttgatttggtGCCAAATTCTTTCCAAAGTAATTATAACTCCTCaactaaaccaaaaaaaaattgtcattaGAATATCTCAATGTATTTTGTCTTAAATAATGAATTTTGTAGATCTAATTATACCTCAAATATTAGCaaagaaagtatttttgttgAAAGTAGGTGTAGGATTGAAGATTTTAAGTTGACAACAAAAAGGGGGTGGTGCTACTCCCACATATGTTGTTGTTGGGGGACATGAGTCATTGTATCACTATCTCAAATACGTGGAATTCCTAATTTGAATCAAcaatcatctttttcttttgtaatttgtctttgtgaatttttttgtgattaaaatattttttaaatggataAAGCTTATGCCTATGAGCTAtattctctccctccctctctctcaaaatATGGTATTGCTGAGAGTAAGaatcaaaagagagaaaaaccaaaaacccaaagaagaaagaaaaaatgtaaaagaaatatGGAGAGAATATGGTAGCACGATCATGCATAAACGTCTCAAACACATAGTACTGGACCATTTGAGGTGCTGACCTATCAAGAAAAAGTCCAAGCAAACTCGATCGTGTATAAACTATAAACGACATGCTTGCTTGCCTGTATTAAATGTAAAAGAGGTTTGATATTTATAACTCTCATACAGTACAcaccatataattttttattttttaataaatttatttagttttattcttcttaaaagaattgaattcttttactaatccttcatatactatatatttagtaagagaaaaaagttaaaaaaataacaaaaagagtGGTGTGTGATGTATGAGATttatgaatagattttttcaatgtaaaaatgagtttgtttaaatactattatttttatatattttttatatattttatttatgtgattgattaaaataattattttatattaaaaaatgacgcaattaatcatattaataaaatatataaaaatatataaaactgatGTTATATAGAGACGATGTGCTTAAACATTACAGCATCTtcattggattatgcaaatataaatctaatgataaatttaattaataaaacttaaaaatgcTCTACTTACTATATCACAAccaaatgtaaaaaataatatgtttgtaTAGTCTCTCTCCATCTATTCTCCCTCTTCattctcattctttcttctgtattatttctctatattatttaaaataataataatatattttcatataagcttttaaattataaaaaaattaataaaaaataattaaaaaatattattaaatttataatattttattattattttaactaataaataaataatctaatatgaaaataaattttgaatgaaataataaaatataaaatcatgttatattatagaaattttatatttacatttgaacgctattagttgtaaaattttgtGACCAAAAAGCATAAGTTGcacaactaattaaaaaataaaaataaagaaaaaaaaattaggagaaATGAAATGACACGCAAGAATTAAATCGAAGGAAACGACGAGATACATTGAACCTGGACACGCCGGTTTCGGCCTATATATGTAGGCGCTCCTTCGACCCAAAATCAGGAGTATTCGTTGTTTCTTTACTTCGTATATAATTTCCGGCGAGCGAAAGAGAAATGGTGGGTATAATGGGTAGCATGAAGAGCGAAGAGGAGGAGGCGAAGCTGAGGAAGAGGAACGAGGAGCTAGAGAGGGAATTGAGGAAGAGCCAGGAGAGGGAGGAGCAGATGAGGAAGGAGTTACAGAAGGCTTGGGAGAGGCTCAGAGTCGCCGAGGAGGCGGAGGAGAGGCTCTGCTCGCAGCTCGGAGAGCTCGAGGCGGAGTCCGTCCACCAGGCCCGTGAGTACAACGCTCGTCTACTCTCCCTCGTCGATCAGCTCTCCCGTGCCACCCACCAGTCCGCCTCCACTGCTTGTTAGCACCGGAGCCCATCCTGGCCTTTTCCATCTTTCTGTATTTCGTCGATGTGCTAGGAAAATTAGatccatatttaaaaaaattcctgTACCATACGGGAAGGACCTCCTCCTGATTCATGAATTATACATGTATTTTCTGTAATTTCTTGTAGCGGTGGTTTTTTTTAAACCTTAATTTCGGATGTTTCTTTGTTTCGTTTGAGAATGTGGATAAGCTTGTCTCTGAATAATGATCTTGAATCTGGTCTTCAATGACGGAAAGGGAAGATCATCCATCGTTTTATTCTGTCTCTGGATTTTCAAGCCAATTGGAGGGAGTGTATGTCACATCATAAAAGAAGAGGGATTTGAAGGGTTTGTGCTAATTTTAGTTGCATGAGAAAAAGTAGGCCAACTGCAAACAAACATGTAACATTCCCACCAAAAGTAGACTACGACAAAGTATTGattattttcaatataataTTCTTAAAAGATATAAtcaaatggagagagagaattattttcttgaaaaccacaattatttttaaattattttattattattaacagataatttaagataatattagatttcatttaattatgcAGTTTAAATgacagtttaaataaaatgaaatgtgataattttttaaaagttgataatattttgaaagttaattttgttttataatttgaaaaagtttaattatttattatattttatgtaaaaatttaaaaaatttataataattaaataagataaaattagataaaatagatTGATATTTAATAACCAAACTAGACCTTAACAACCTTTGCGTATTTAGATTCATATTCTCTATCAAACTTGATGGAGAACTAACACTAGTCTTACTACCCTAGACTAGAGCAATAGGTCTAAATAGTAAATTAAcatgagataagttgaaataaaagttaaataaaatattattataatattatttttcaatattattattattttaaaattttaaaaaaatgaattatttattatattttgtgtagaaattaaaaaaatatataataattaaataagatgaattgagtTTAACTCTCAGTCCAAACTTCGATGCTTTGGTTATAAAAAGTATTCTCACAAACAGATCAAATTCAATCCGTTCAACGGATAACTTTTGTATACAGAAAAATGTTCAACAAAAACTACCTAaatcagtttttaaatttgtatccCTGTTCATGCCACTTGATCTTATACTTGGGATCTTTATTAATGTAAGCTGAActttatgagagagagagagagagagagagagagagagaccttccCTATTCTGCACAATGTTCAAAAGAGACCATCTGACCTAAATGGATTTTATAGCGCTACTATTTAAGGACATTAGAAAGCCAGACTCAGAAGAAGCATACTCAGTTCTCAGCCCTCAGGTGATGTAGGCATCAACTCATAACCAGAATGTTTATCTTCCACAGTTGCCAACTTGCACTTCAAACCACCAATCTGCTCCCTCTCCTTAAGCCCTTCAAAACCCCAGCAATATTGGCAAAAACTACATCCACTTAATCTGGACAAGGCAGTCATTATCATTCTTCTATTCTACTCTCTTCCCCACTTTCTTGCTAATACTCTTAGAATCAAATATTGGCATGTCTGACAACTACATCAAGGCCATGTCTCTAAACTCAGAGATGGTTTTggactcaagatatttttattccCATACAGACATCTATAATCTAAAActcatgaaatttaaaaaaaaaaaaaaaaaaaaaaaagaaaaaagaaaaaaatcagatCGACCCACTCCCACCACAAGTGGCTCAGATTGTGCCAGGGCTAGAGTTTTCAGATCACCACATGCTGCCTGATCTGGGCCCCCTGTAGTGGTGGTCAGAGTCTTCGGCCACATCTAAGCTTACTTTTAATGGGTCtcccattttcaaaaaaatctatCAAAACATCCTCTAAAAAAGATCTTACAACTATTTACAAGCACTTTTACACTTACATACAAGCATCAATTTGAAACAAATATGTAACATTCACACCGAAAAGTAGAATACGACAAAGTAttgattattttcaataaaacattCTTAAAGATATAATCAAAtggagtgagagagagataattATTTTCACGATGATCCTTTCTTACGAAAAATCTCAtgatttatatcaaattattatCCTTAAAATTCTACAGATCAGCTACTGTATACACACTACACTTAACATTTCACGATGATCCTTCTtacgaaaaatgaaaaatctcatgaattatattaaattattatcctTGGAAAGCTGTAGCTATTTGATAAATGGTATTGGGTATATATTCAATGGGCACTggatatttatttacttttattttaaaagactGTGTCCCGAGGCTTTCATTAGTCAAACTTTGATTGCTAAtcctattaaaaacaaaaagaaaaaagaaataaaaattcagCAGGTGTGTGTGCCTGTGGGGGGCGGTAAAATTGCTGAGTAGAAAAATTCATCCTATAAATGTGATGATTTAGGCTGTGTTTGAGAACACATCTGTTATTaggtttttatatattatttcaatattatttataaattatttattattatttataaataatttctctattattgaCAGATAATCTGATATACTGTTAGACTTTATTTGATTACACAGTTTAGAtgatagtttaaataaaatgagatatgataattttttgaaagttgataaaatattattataatattaattttattttataattttaaaaagttaaattatttattatattttatgtaaaaatttaaaaaatttgtaataattaaataaaattaaataaaattaaataatttgatatttagTAATCAAACCAGGCGTTAACATCCAAAGGTTGGCTTGCGAATTTAGATTCATATTCTCTATCAGAATTGATGGAGAACTAACTCTAATCTTACTACCCTAGACTAGAGCAATAGGGTTGGATAGTAAATTAACATGagataagttaaaataaaaattaaataaaatattattagaatattattttttaatattattattattttaaaatttgaaaaaaaataaaatatttattatattttatgtaaaaatttaaaaaatattaaataaataaatgagatgaattgagtttAACTTTTAATCCAAACTTCGTTGcttcaattataaaaaagaataataataaccttattactattttatcacttttttacctataaaaaaatattctcacggaaagatcaaattcaatcaGTTCAACATATAACTTTTGTATTCCCATACAGACATCTATAATCTAAAACccctgaaattaaaaaaaaaaaatacacttaaataTTACTCAAAAAAATCAGATCGACCCACTACCACCACAAGTGGCTCAGATTGTGCCAGGGCTAGAGTTTTCAGATCACCACATACTGCCTGATCTGGGTCCCGTGAGGTGGTGGTCATAGTCTTCGGCCACATGTAAGCTTACTTTTAATGGGTCtcccattttcaaaaaaatctatCAAAACATCCTCTAAAAAAAGATCTTACAACTATTCACAAGCACTTTTACACCGttcatgaaagcttcttacatCCAAACATCACAAGCAATCTGACTTAAATGGTAATCATGCttagttataaaaaatactaGTAAGTATATAGTACCCAGAATACTACATTCAAGCTGATAAACAgtattctttttatccaattcaAAGCATAAAATGTTGGACCACAAAAATTATCATCTTCTCTCACATAAGAATAAGACTCATTCCTATCTTTTGCTATGTATAAATGTTAAACAATAGTTGAAGCAAATTAGATTGAGAACAAACTTCAACGAACGTTTCCTTGTCTATCTTTGATCTTTGGGTCCTTGAAGttgaatatataattagttttttCCCCTTGTTCGGCAATCGAGTATGCTCGGTCcgaataacaaaatattttctttttgcataTGTCTTATAATATGTTCGGGCGTCTTCTGTGATactctatttttatatatttttgctgaatgagtgtttttaatttaattaatataataattttttattttaaattattgtattttaattggttttattttatttaatgtggtgtttaatttattttagtcattttacggtttttaaaatcgttttcgtcgggtCAGTTTCTGGAGTCTGGAAGTGAAGAttggatcttatttcttttcttttctctttttctttttccctttttcctttttcctttttccttttcttcttttcttctttctttcttctttttcttttcttcttcttttcctcctctcccgcgcgcTGCTTCTCCCTTCTCCCTCCCGTTGTCATCCAGCTCTCCACCCCGACCCATCGTCGTCTggccgacgtggccgacaccacccccactGGTCAATCCCCCTCCGGctggtgaacacccccaccaaaaatcacctccatccgagtcgCCGATCACCCCCTATAGCCCCATCTTTCCGCACGGCATTTTGccgttttcggcgccgtcgctccacctccggccaccaccacttcacaacttcatcccctacctcttactgtcctaacccacccatttttgacccgatccgttgccggagcagctcccatgagttCAACTCTgatcagcccctttttgcacttccaccgctgtttccaccgccacccacagccaaagctcacttccattagcttcataaatatctctaggccatccatatcaatttcgtgtcttagtttgtccccgttcaaaagtgggtaatttactacccacagtcacagtgtaaaatataatgttacgttgttttttctccgccgtttacaacgtcgtaagctttcgaaaaataccttatagcgctgtaagtagtTTCCAAACTTcactttagatttaaatatatttttgcttttacaataatttattttcctgATTGGTTGATtctagactgagtccgaggagtttgggggtcggatggattgaggacggagttgcttagtttggttgtttttgtgattgattgattaattgtgccttgagattgcatttacatcgtgcattcacgtgcattttatttaaattgagaaaatcctgttttattcgtataaatggattttcgggtgcgtgtgtatcacgactccaagccgagatggggtattatctcgacggagctcttctggtcactcaggagtggataatactgagtgacatcccctgggttgtcgctgggcgacgaccggatcgtacgatacggtaacgctgtcgtgtcgactccgtggtccttagagtggtagggactagaggatggcctggtctagggacacgctgggcgcgagtactgggtatcgctcgtttaggtgtcacacgcgtagatgttacctgcgatgtggcacagGAGTCAGagtatgcggatgatccctatgggagatcatggtgcatgcaataattggatcggttttatggttttggttacgggccattttctgagaaaattgcgaggtttggtttgagcctatgtgatccattttctggaaaaatggtggtttcgttttttgggccattatttgggataatggcgatgactagttttaaaggttatgtttttaggccaaatgggattttggcgtgcgtgaaaaaatgtggtttttatagGACATGtgtatttgcattctttcatgcatattgttgagtttaatacatttttatcttgtggcgtttggatttttacttacctgcggcaccatttttagtaccgtagattttgatgcaaagatcgaggaggaggaggaggctgaactcgaggaggcggctccgccggaatattgagttggagtttatgctttgtagttggtttgaaacaatatttgtagtttgtaatattttattatatatgttttgaacggttttgtattaaactaagaaaaattctggtacttaattatacGACTTTGTTTATTCGCTACGTATTTTCTTTTgcatatttgttgcttatacacacacttggcacttgacgatagggtggtgacccgtgatgtcatcatccggacatctcgatttttccatgtccgtacgtgggatttggggcgTCACATCTTCTACGTCATCAAATGCCATACTGATAAATGACTCCTTTAGACCTCTACTCGAGACGACCTATACTCGAACAAGGTCTCAAATTCACTTCATCATCCACACCTTGTCTATTATATACTACATTTTCTACATTATCATCACTGAGAtgaacttcatcttccaaatccaCCACATCTTCTACATTTACATATTCACCTTCTACACATGTGTGACTCGTCAtcatctcaacttcatcagtatCATAACTCTAAGTTTGGCCTTTGTTATAAAATAAGAAACGAAAATTTAGTTCACAAATCAAAGTTTCATCacat from Carya illinoinensis cultivar Pawnee chromosome 6, C.illinoinensisPawnee_v1, whole genome shotgun sequence includes:
- the LOC122312501 gene encoding protein RESPONSE TO LOW SULFUR 3-like; this encodes MVGIMGSMKSEEEEAKLRKRNEELERELRKSQEREEQMRKELQKAWERLRVAEEAEERLCSQLGELEAESVHQAREYNARLLSLVDQLSRATHQSASTAC